Within Mongoliitalea daihaiensis, the genomic segment AGGAGGAAGCATCCCATTGGTTGATAGCAACTTTTTTATAAATACCTGGAGTAAAATCAAAATATTGAAATACACGTTCCATAACCTCTTCGTTCATACCAAAGACATCTAGCAATTGTTCTTTTTCCATCATTCCGCCTAAACCATCTCTGAATTTAACAATTCTTCCAGCCATCGTTTGACCAATCCCTGGGACGATTTGAAGCACTATAGAATCCGCTTCGTTAAAGTCCAACTTATTGAGTGCCGTTGCTCTCGGTCTTGGGGTTGAATTCCTCTTTTGAGTGCTGTCTTGCTGTTGTGTTTCAAGGTTTGGTATAGTCCGTTCGTAACCAGCGATGACAAGACTATCAATGATGTTTTGGTAGGAATTATAATCAGTGGAAGTGTGTTGTTGAACAATATGTTCATAAATCTTCGGGATGGAATAAAGACCAACCAAAATCGGTAATACCAAAACAAACCCTTGTGATTCCCGTTTGGAGAATCCTAGATAGGTTTTGAGCCAAAAAAAGAATTTGTTTTTCATGAAAATGAGATGTTAGAAATCCAAGATCACTTCATTGCTCGTATCTATGAGTGATAAGTTAATACAATTAGAATAATTATCCAATTTTCATGAATTTTGTCAACGAAAACAGAATGAATGATTGGGAAAAATTATTTAGATGAATTATAAATTATGATTAACGAATCATGTGATTTTCCTCTCTCATCTTTCTGATTTAAATTTGTATGTTAAAAGTAGATCAAATGTCCACAAAGTTTAGAGCTATTAGTTTGTCGCATAAGAGTGCTCCTGTACAAATCAGGGAAGTCATTGCTTTAGATGAACGTTCTATACATTCCCTTTTACTGAAGTTTAGTGAATTTTTTAGCATTCAGGATACATTGATATTATCTACATGCAACCGTACAGAAGTATACTACTCACATCAGCTCGATTTGAGTACAGAGATAATTAAATTAATAGGGCTAGAAAAAGGATTGACTAATATCGTTGAATATCAACATTACTTCAAAGTAATGAATGATGATCAGGATGCGATCAATCATTTGTTCAGAGTATCCATGGGATTGGAAGCTCAAGTTGTTGGAGATCAACAAATAGCTAGTCAGGTGAAGAAAGCCTATCAATTGTCTGCTGACTTAGATATGGCTGGGCCTTTCTTGCATCGATTGATGCACTCTGTTTTCTTTACAAGTAAGCGTGTGGTACAAGAAACAGCATTTCGCGATGGAGCGGCTTCCGTTTCTTATGCTGCAGTTGAATTAATTGAAGAGATTACTTCTAACACGTATCAGCCAAGGGTATTATTGATAGGTGTAGGTGAGATAGGGGAAGATGTGGCGAGAAATATGGTGCATATCCCTGAAGCAAAAGTGACCATTACCAATCGTACATTCGATAAGGCCAAAGTATTGGCAGATGAATTGGGTTTTGAAGTGGTTCCTTTTGAAAAATGCTTCGAATATGTACAGGAATCTGATGTAATCGTTTGCTCGATCATGAAATCAGACCCGTTCATCACCAAAGCGCTGGTACAATCCTTGGATATTCCTAGTTACAAGCTTTTTGTGGATTTATCTGTGCCTAGAAGTATTGAAACATCCATTGAGGAAGTTCCTGGTGCTTTATTATATAATGTAGACAATATCCGTAGTAAGGCATCTGCTACTCTTGAAAAGCGTTTAGAGGCTATCCCTCAAGTAGAGCAGATAATTGAGGAGTCAATCAATGACTTCTTTAATTGGAAAAAAGAAATGTTGGTATTCCCAACAATCAATAAGCTCAAAAATGTATTAGAACAGATCAGGCAGGAAGAACTCTCTCGATACCTTAAGAATGCTGATGAAAAAGAAATTGCTGTGATTGATAAAATCACCAAGAGCATGATGCAAAAAATACTTAAGGTTCCAGTAGTTCAATTGAGAGCAGCTTGTCAGCGTGATGATGCTGATCAAATGATTGATATCATCACAGATTTATTTGATCTTGAAAAAGTAACCGACGATAAAAAATAAACCGGAGCATCTCCGGTTTTTTGCTTGAAATACCATCCCAAACTTGTTACTTTACTTTTTCAATTAGATGAAGACTTATGGTATTGAAAAAGGCATCGCTTGTGCTGGTAGTGAGTATATTTTCACTTGCTTCATATGCGCAGACGTACGAGGTTTTTGACAAGGATTTAAAGCTCAAATTTAGAGTTGAGTACGATCAAATTAATATTCTGGGAGAAGCGGTACGTATCAGTACTGTCAACAACGAGCTCAAACTCTTGAGTAAGGAATATAAACCCTATTTTGATTTAAAAGCTAATCAGGTTATTGCTTACGATCAACCTTGGATTGTGGTCAAAGGAAAAGATGGTATGGGAGCCTTCCACGAATATGGAATAGAGGTTTTTCCAACCACCTATGATGATATTCAGACCTATTTTACCAGGGTCTTAGCCAAAAAAGGAGATCGGTATTTTGTATATGATCATGCTACAAAGCAAACAAAGCCAATTGGAGCTTTTGATGAAGCATTTATGGCACTTAATGGTCAAGTGGTAGCTAAAAACTCTCAAGGATATTTTTTACCCCTATCTGGCAATCCGGACAGGATCTTCGAAAAAATCACACAAGTCAATGAAAATTTTCTCTTTGTTCAGCAGCCTACAGGATATGGTTTAGTGAATAGAGAGGGAGATTATGTATTAGAGCCTGTTATTGATCGCTTGGACCATTTAGAAGGGGATTATTTTTTTGGTTTTGATGGAAATCAGTACATGTTGATCAAAGGAAGGGAAGGGAAAGCAGATATTCGCTATACTTCTTATCACAAAATCACGGTTGAAAATGATGTGATCTTGGAATACATCCATGGAAAACTAAGGAGAGTGATGAATTATGATGGGATCCTCTTAGACCAGGTGGGAATGGAAGCCGTCAGCAGTGTAGGAGAGAAGCATTACAATGTACGATTGAGAGATGCAAAAATAGGACTTTTAGGTCCCAAAGGATGGGAAGTCAATCCCATGTCACAAGTAGATAAAATTTTACCCGGTTCAGAAGGACTATATCCGGCATATAAAGGAGGAAAGATAGGCTTTGTCGATAAACAAGGAAGGTGGGTTATACCGCCTTCTTACGAACAGGTAGGTAAATTTAGTCAAGGCAAAGCCGCTGTCAGTACTCGTGGGAGTTGGGCGTTTATCAATACGCAAGGAAATCCATTGACAGAGTTCAAGTTTGAGCAAAGCCAAGGGTTTGTTCAGGGAGTTGCTGTAGTTCAGTATCAAGGCTTGTTTAATTTGGTTGATGCAGCTGGTCATGTATTGTTTGATCAAGGATTTGATCGGATTTTCCCTACAGAAAATAATTATTATTTAACAGAAAGGCAAGGCTTAATGGGGCTATTATCTCCTGCGGGTAAAGTCATAGCAGAGCCTTCTTTCCAAGAAATCAGAAGGGAAGAATTTGATAGAATCGTCGCAAGGCAGGGAGATAAATATGGGATTCTCAATGAAAATGGAGAATTTTTGTTACCGCTTTATTATCGCAATATCATTTTTGATCAAGGGTCTCAACAGATTTTGGCAGAAGATGCATATCAATTTGAGATAGAAGATCTCACCAAGTCTTCAACCTCTAATCAGGGTAAAAAGAAAAGGGGTTCTTGATACTTGAATCATTTCCTGAATAACTTTGATAGATATTTTTGTGCTGACATTCCTGAAAATTTAAGCCTAGGGATATCAACCAATTGTAATTGAACATAAAAAAAGCGAGTCAACAGGTATGCTGACTCGCTTTTTTTTTAATTGGACTCAAGTTATTTGGTAGAATCTTGGCTTGATGTTGTCGACCCACTACTATTTGGGTCAGCAATGGAAGTTCTCATTTCTGTGTCAGATTTGATATTTTCCATTTTGTAATAATCCATTACTCCCAAATTTCCTGATCTGAATGCTTCTGAAATAGCTTTCGGTACCTCAGCTTCTGCTTCAATTACTTTAGCTCTCATTTCTACAGCTTTAGCCTTCATTTCTTGTTCCAATGCGACGGCCATCGCGCGTCTTTCTTCAGCCTTTGCTTCCGCAACTTTCAAATCAGCAGAGGCCTGATCAATTTGTAGTTTTGCACCAATATTTGTTCCTACATCAATATCCGCAATATCAATGGAAAGAATTTCAAAGGCAGTACCCGCATCTAAACCTCTCTCCAAAACCAATTTGGAGATCTTATCAGGGTTTTCCAATACCATCTTATGATTTTGAGCCGAACCGATAGAGGTTACAATACCTTCACCAACCCTTGCTAAAATAGTATCTTCACCCGCACCACCGACCAACTGAGCAATGTTTGCCCGTACGGTTACACGCGCCTTAGCAATCAATTGGATGCCATCAGCAGCCACTGCAGCCACAGAAGGGGTATTGATTACCTTCGGGTTTACCGAGATTTGAACTGCTTCAAACACATCTCTTCCCGCCAAATCAATGGCAGTAGCTTGCTTAAAACTCAACTTGATGTTTGCTTTGTCCGCTGAAATAAGTGCTCGGATTACGTTAGGTACATTTCCTCCTGCTAGGTAATGTGTTTCTAGATCATTGGTAGTCAAATCAAGCCCTGCTTTGGTTGCAGTAATCATTGCATTGACAATTACTCCAGGGGGTACTTTTCGGATACGCATCCCTATCAATTCTCCAATACCTACTTTCACATTTGCGAAAATAGCTGTGATCCATAGGTTGACCGGTACAAAGTACAAGAAGATAAAAAGCAGGGTTAAACCTGCAAAGGCAGCAAATAAGATAAATGCTGAATTGGTAATTTCCATAAGTTATACTTTAACGATGATTGTATTATTTTCTAATTTACTAATCCAAACTTTGGTTCCCACACGGATAAAGCCCGCATCAGATTTTACTTCATAAATTTTGTCTGCAAATTCTGCTTTTCCAATAGGTTTGATGTCGGAAGTTGCCACACCCTCCATTTGGACGTATAAACCTTCCAAACGGTTGTCAAAAGCGCGGCTTTGAATAGAATTTGTTAATGCGAACTTTTTCCAAACCCCTGAGCGTAATCCATAAATTAGCATGCCGAGATTTGCAGTTAAGGTAGCAGCAGCTACTCCATAGGCTACATTTATATCTAGACTGATAAACGCATAATAGACTCCTACAACAGTTACTATGGCTCCCAAAATACCTACAAGAGTAGTGCCCGGTACAAATAAGACTTCTGCGACGACTAAGATTAGGCCTATGGTCAAAAGGCTAATTAAAATAAACCAAGTCATTTTCAGTTAACTAATGGTGAAAAGCGCATTTCATTCTAACAACAATACAATATAGGCATTAAATACGAAAAAAAACGCCAGACATATAAGTCTAGCGTTTGAATTTAGTAAGCTCTAGCAAATAAGACCCGTTTATTTGATGGATTACCTGTAAAGATGCAAGCACCTGATTCCTCTTTGACATCGATGGGAATACAGCGAATGGTAGCTTTGGTCAATTCTTTAATTTTTTCTTCAGTTTCTTTTGTACCATCCCAATGAGCGGAAATAAATCCACCTTTATTTTCCAAAAGATCCTGAAACTCATCCCAAGTATTGGCATCCGTAGTCATGGATGTGCGGAAATTTAATGCTTTGGTATAAATTGTTTCTTGGATTTCATCCAGCAAGTCCAAAATATAAGGAGCTATTGAAATGCCTTCTAATGAAAGTGTAGATTTGGTAAGTGTATCTCTTCTAGCAAGTTCTATTGTGTTGTTTTCCAAGTCCCGTGGACCCATGGCTATTCGCAAAGGCACTCCTTTTAATTCATACTCTGCAAATTTCCATCCAGGTTTATGTGTGTCTCGATCGTCAAATTTCACGGTGATTCCTACTCGTCTGAGTTGCTGCATGATTTCATGTGCTTTTTCAGAAATTTTTTGCAGCTCATCTTCTCCTTTATAGATGGGAACAATTACCACTTGAATAGGTGCTAGTTTTGGAGGGAGTACTAATCCGTTGTCATCCGAATGAGCCATAATCAAAGCCCCCATCAAACGTGTACTTACTCCCCAGCTAGTTCCCCAGACATATTCCAATCCACCTTCTTTGGTAGCAAATTTCACATCAAATGCTTTGGCGAAATTTTGGCCTAAAAAGTGGGAAGTTCCTGCTTGTAGTGCTTTGCCATCTTGCATCAATGCTTCTATACAATACGTGTCTTCAGCTCCAGCAAATCGTTCATTTTCACTCTTTACTCCTTTTACTACGGGAAGAGCCATAAAAGTTTCTGCAAATTCTGCGTAGACATTCATCATTTGTACTGTTTCAGAAATTGCCTCAGCTTTAGTCGCATGTGCTGTATGGCCTTCCTGCCATAGAAATTCAGTAGTGCGGAGGAACAGCCTTGTTCTCATTTCCCATCGAACTACATTGGCCCATTGATTGACCAAAAGAGGTAGGTCTCTATAGGATTGGATCCAGTTTTTATAAGTGCTCCAAATGACTGTTTCAGAAGTAGGTCTAACAATCAATTCTTCCTCTAATTTGGCGTCTGGGTCCACTATAACGCTTTTTCCATCTTCGGAATTTTTTAGCCTGTAATGCGTTACCACAGCACATTCTTTTGCAAACCCTTCCACGTGGCTGGCTTCTTTGGATAGGAATGATTTAGGGATGAAAAGTGGAAAATAGGCATTGGTATGACCAGTTTCCTTAAACATCCGGTCAAGTTCAGCCTGCATCTTTTCCCAAATGGAGTATCCATAAGGTTTGATGACCATACACCCCCTAACTGCGGAATTTTCGGCCAAGTCAGCTCTTTTTACTAATTCATTGTACCACAAAGAGTAGTCTTCGCTTCTTTTTGGCAATCCTTTGCTCATAGTATTTTTTTGATTTGAAAAATCTCTTTATATTCGCTCAACTATATTTCAGGCAAATATATAGGAAATATTACAACCCTCGAGTATTTGACTCGTATAAAAAGAGTACAAGTAAAAGCCAAACAAATGAAACGATTAAACAAATTCTTGCCCTTTGGAGCCGCTGCCATGCTAGTGTTAACTTCATGCAGTACCTCGTTCAATGCCATGAAAGGTGGTGAAACAGACGATCTTTATTTCATGGCGAGTGATGCTCGCGTAGCGACTGAGTTCGCCGTGAGAAATAACAATCCGGAAAATTTCAGGTCTTTTAACTCCTTATCTCAAGATAATTTTGAGCAGGAGAACTTTTCGGCAAGAAATGTTAATCCCGAGTATATCGCTAGATATTCAGAGCAGACTGCTGTTCAAGATAATGAGACAGTATATTTTGACGATAATCAAATGCAATCTACGCCCAATGTAAATGTTTACAATAACTTTTATGGTGGAGGTGTAAATGGCATGGGATGGAATCAGCCTCGTATGAACGTCAACCTTGGTCTTGGCTTTGGCTTTGGTGGTGGCATGTGGGGTAACCCTTGGATGATGCCTGGCTTTGGCTGGGGAGGCATGGGCATGATGGGTATGGGAATGTGGGATCCTTTTTGGGATCCATTCTGGCCAGGTATGGGCTTTGGTCCTGGATTTGGCTGGGGCATGAGACCTGGATTCGGTATGGGTTGGAACTCCATGTGGGGAATGAATGCTGGCTTCGGTTGGGGCGGTGGTATGTGGGGTAACCCATGGATGAGACCAGGCTTTGGCTGGGGAGGTTTTGGTCCTGGCTTCGGCTGGGGAGGACCTGGTGTAATTATAGTGAATCCAGGATGGAATGGTAGTGAAGGTCAGCGAAGAGTTGTACGCGGTGCACGTCCTGGTACTGGTTCATCTATGGCACCTGGTTATAGAGGAGGTACAACTGGAGCTCCTGCAACGGCAAGAGCAGCAAGAAGAGATGCAGCTAGTGGAGTTAATGCAACTTCTCCTAATAATAGAGTGAATTCTGGAAGAGATTTCTCTAGATCTCAAAATGATTTATATAATAATAGAAGTAGAGTAGCATCAAACCCTACAGCAGGAAATAGAACAACTAGTTCTGCAGCTGCTACAAGACCGAGTAGAAACTCAGCGGTAAATAGTGCTAATCCTGCCTATACCCGAGGAGCGGGTTCTAGAGGAGCAGCGATGAATCCTTCTGCGACTAGAGGTGGTAACACTGGATTTAATAACAGAGGTACTATGCCTTCCAATAGATCAGCAAGCCCATCCTACAACAGAGGTGCTACGAGAAATGCAAATCCATCTTATAATAGAGGAGGTACAATGAATAGAAGTGGTTCTACCATGCAACGTTCAACAACAGCCCCGAGCAGATCTTCTGGAATGTCAGCCCCGAGTAATAGAAGCTCATCGTTTGGCTCGGCACCTTCAAGAAGTAGTTCTGGTGGAGGTGGATTTAGTTCCGGCGGTGGCGCATCGAGAGGTGGCGGCGGCGGAATGAGCTCCGGCGGTGGCGGTGGATCACGAGGAGGAAGGGGGAATTAATTCCCCCTTTTTTTGGCTCGAATTTTGCCCAAACTATTAGAAAACTAATCCATCTAATTACTTATTACTTATTATGCGAATCTCGAAAATCTTTTTTTTGATCTTCTTGGTGTATGCTATTGAATATAATCAAGCCCATGCACAATTTGGATACTTTGAAGATGCTTTACGTTTCAGCCAATTCCGCTCCACTGGTTCTGCCAGAGTCAATGGATTGGGAGGTGCCCAAGTGTCATTAGGAGGAGATATTTCCAACATTCATATGAATCCAGCAGGATTGGGATTTTTTAGAAGGTCGGAATTTAGCATGACACCGACAATTAGCAATTGGCAAACAGAATCAATTTTTCTTGGTCAATCCCAAGAAAATAGAGTGAGCAATTTCGCTCTTCCCAATATCGGAGTAGTTATCTCAAACCCCAAGGGACCACTTCAGAGTGGCGCATTTAGGGGAGGATCTTTTGGTATCAGCTTCAATAGAAGTAATTTCTTTAACACAGATGTCGGATATTTCTCGGATGTAGAGGGAGATATTTCAATCATTGATTTTTTTCTAAGAAGGGCTGATGGCATTCCTGAAAGTCAGATTCAAAACGCAGGTTTGACAGGTCTTGCTTATGAGACATTTTTGATCAATCCAATTACTGTTGATGGGAATGGAAATCCAATTGCTAATCCAACTCAATACGATTCATTTGTATTGGGATTTCCTTTTCAAGATGAGTTGATTATTACCACTGGTAGAACTTCCCAGACAACCTTTTCGTATGGTGCCAACTTTTACAACAAGTTGTTCCTAGGCGCTGGAGTCATGTTTACGGCTGCTAATTTTCGCCGCGAAAGAAGATATACAGAGGAATTCTTTAATGAACCTTTGATCACTACCACAACACGAGAGTTTTTAGAAACTTCAGGTGGAGGTGTAAGTCTAAATTTTGGTGCTATTTATAAGCCTATTGATCAAGTAAATCTTGGTTTCAATTTCCAGTCTCCTACGTGGTACCGCTTCAATGAGCAGTATGATGCAAGTATGGTCAATGTATTTGATAATTTCTTTTTTGAACCAGAAAATATTACCCTAGGAAGAGAGGAAGCAAGGACTGATATTATTTTAGGTACTTACAATTTAAATACACCTCTTAGGGTAAGTGGTGGAGCTACTTTCTTTGTTGGTAAAAATGGTTTTATAACCGCAGATGTTGATTTCCTAGATTACACCACAAGTAGAATCAATTCCCGTGATTTCAATCCATCAGATGATAATTTAGAAATTAGAAGATTGTATGGTCAGGTATTCAATTACCGATTAGGGGGCGAATTTAGACATGATATCTTTCGCTTGAGAGGGGGATATGGTTTTTATGGAGATCCATTTGCCAATTCTAATGATTTTGACAGATCTATGCAGCAATTCTCAGGAGGTGCCGGTATTCGTCTGAAAAGATTTTATGTAGACTTCTCGTACTCAGTATTAATGTTTGATCAATTGTATAATTCATTTCCCTTCATAGAAAATGGATTTAACATCGGTCCATTTACGGAAATTCGTAATCGGATAAATTCCGGGAGTTTGACCTTTGGGATTAACTTTTAAAGTAGTGTAAGAGTTCTGAATATACTTGCTCAGTGGAAACATCATCTCCACTGAGCTTTATTTTTGATAGTTGATAGTATGGACTTCGTATTTGTGATAAGTCCTCTAATCTTGTTTTCAATTCAGTGCTGTCAAGACCTGAAAAAAGAGGTCTCACGCTGCCAGAGTAAATTAATCGTTGATGGATAGTAGTAATTGGTACATCCAAAAAAATGGAGATTGCCACTGCATTTATCCGCTCCATATTATCATGGAAGCAAGGAGTACCACCGCCTGTTGATAAAACTAAACTTGAAAAACCTTCTAAGACCTTTTCTAGGTAGTAGGTTTCTAATTTTCGAAAGGTACCCTCTCCAAGCTCTTGAAAAATTGTTGAAATGCTCTT encodes:
- the hemA gene encoding glutamyl-tRNA reductase, which produces MSTKFRAISLSHKSAPVQIREVIALDERSIHSLLLKFSEFFSIQDTLILSTCNRTEVYYSHQLDLSTEIIKLIGLEKGLTNIVEYQHYFKVMNDDQDAINHLFRVSMGLEAQVVGDQQIASQVKKAYQLSADLDMAGPFLHRLMHSVFFTSKRVVQETAFRDGAASVSYAAVELIEEITSNTYQPRVLLIGVGEIGEDVARNMVHIPEAKVTITNRTFDKAKVLADELGFEVVPFEKCFEYVQESDVIVCSIMKSDPFITKALVQSLDIPSYKLFVDLSVPRSIETSIEEVPGALLYNVDNIRSKASATLEKRLEAIPQVEQIIEESINDFFNWKKEMLVFPTINKLKNVLEQIRQEELSRYLKNADEKEIAVIDKITKSMMQKILKVPVVQLRAACQRDDADQMIDIITDLFDLEKVTDDKK
- the floA gene encoding flotillin-like protein FloA (flotillin-like protein involved in membrane lipid rafts); this translates as MEITNSAFILFAAFAGLTLLFIFLYFVPVNLWITAIFANVKVGIGELIGMRIRKVPPGVIVNAMITATKAGLDLTTNDLETHYLAGGNVPNVIRALISADKANIKLSFKQATAIDLAGRDVFEAVQISVNPKVINTPSVAAVAADGIQLIAKARVTVRANIAQLVGGAGEDTILARVGEGIVTSIGSAQNHKMVLENPDKISKLVLERGLDAGTAFEILSIDIADIDVGTNIGAKLQIDQASADLKVAEAKAEERRAMAVALEQEMKAKAVEMRAKVIEAEAEVPKAISEAFRSGNLGVMDYYKMENIKSDTEMRTSIADPNSSGSTTSSQDSTK
- a CDS encoding shikimate kinase — translated: MNKNNLKIVLVGLPGCGKSTFGKILADELGFPFIDLDQYIEQEEHKSISTIFQELGEGTFRKLETYYLEKVLEGFSSLVLSTGGGTPCFHDNMERINAVAISIFLDVPITTIHQRLIYSGSVRPLFSGLDSTELKTRLEDLSQIRSPYYQLSKIKLSGDDVSTEQVYSELLHYFKS
- a CDS encoding ComEA family DNA-binding protein, translated to MKNKFFFWLKTYLGFSKRESQGFVLVLPILVGLYSIPKIYEHIVQQHTSTDYNSYQNIIDSLVIAGYERTIPNLETQQQDSTQKRNSTPRPRATALNKLDFNEADSIVLQIVPGIGQTMAGRIVKFRDGLGGMMEKEQLLDVFGMNEEVMERVFQYFDFTPGIYKKVAINQWDASSLANHPYITYGAAKVIVAYRTQHGPYSEAEDLLKVKIFTEDWVEKIKPYLNFD
- a CDS encoding NfeD family protein; amino-acid sequence: MTWFILISLLTIGLILVVAEVLFVPGTTLVGILGAIVTVVGVYYAFISLDINVAYGVAAATLTANLGMLIYGLRSGVWKKFALTNSIQSRAFDNRLEGLYVQMEGVATSDIKPIGKAEFADKIYEVKSDAGFIRVGTKVWISKLENNTIIVKV
- the proS gene encoding proline--tRNA ligase, which encodes MSKGLPKRSEDYSLWYNELVKRADLAENSAVRGCMVIKPYGYSIWEKMQAELDRMFKETGHTNAYFPLFIPKSFLSKEASHVEGFAKECAVVTHYRLKNSEDGKSVIVDPDAKLEEELIVRPTSETVIWSTYKNWIQSYRDLPLLVNQWANVVRWEMRTRLFLRTTEFLWQEGHTAHATKAEAISETVQMMNVYAEFAETFMALPVVKGVKSENERFAGAEDTYCIEALMQDGKALQAGTSHFLGQNFAKAFDVKFATKEGGLEYVWGTSWGVSTRLMGALIMAHSDDNGLVLPPKLAPIQVVIVPIYKGEDELQKISEKAHEIMQQLRRVGITVKFDDRDTHKPGWKFAEYELKGVPLRIAMGPRDLENNTIELARRDTLTKSTLSLEGISIAPYILDLLDEIQETIYTKALNFRTSMTTDANTWDEFQDLLENKGGFISAHWDGTKETEEKIKELTKATIRCIPIDVKEESGACIFTGNPSNKRVLFARAY
- a CDS encoding WG repeat-containing protein, with the translated sequence MVLKKASLVLVVSIFSLASYAQTYEVFDKDLKLKFRVEYDQINILGEAVRISTVNNELKLLSKEYKPYFDLKANQVIAYDQPWIVVKGKDGMGAFHEYGIEVFPTTYDDIQTYFTRVLAKKGDRYFVYDHATKQTKPIGAFDEAFMALNGQVVAKNSQGYFLPLSGNPDRIFEKITQVNENFLFVQQPTGYGLVNREGDYVLEPVIDRLDHLEGDYFFGFDGNQYMLIKGREGKADIRYTSYHKITVENDVILEYIHGKLRRVMNYDGILLDQVGMEAVSSVGEKHYNVRLRDAKIGLLGPKGWEVNPMSQVDKILPGSEGLYPAYKGGKIGFVDKQGRWVIPPSYEQVGKFSQGKAAVSTRGSWAFINTQGNPLTEFKFEQSQGFVQGVAVVQYQGLFNLVDAAGHVLFDQGFDRIFPTENNYYLTERQGLMGLLSPAGKVIAEPSFQEIRREEFDRIVARQGDKYGILNENGEFLLPLYYRNIIFDQGSQQILAEDAYQFEIEDLTKSSTSNQGKKKRGS
- a CDS encoding OmpP1/FadL family transporter; this translates as MRISKIFFLIFLVYAIEYNQAHAQFGYFEDALRFSQFRSTGSARVNGLGGAQVSLGGDISNIHMNPAGLGFFRRSEFSMTPTISNWQTESIFLGQSQENRVSNFALPNIGVVISNPKGPLQSGAFRGGSFGISFNRSNFFNTDVGYFSDVEGDISIIDFFLRRADGIPESQIQNAGLTGLAYETFLINPITVDGNGNPIANPTQYDSFVLGFPFQDELIITTGRTSQTTFSYGANFYNKLFLGAGVMFTAANFRRERRYTEEFFNEPLITTTTREFLETSGGGVSLNFGAIYKPIDQVNLGFNFQSPTWYRFNEQYDASMVNVFDNFFFEPENITLGREEARTDIILGTYNLNTPLRVSGGATFFVGKNGFITADVDFLDYTTSRINSRDFNPSDDNLEIRRLYGQVFNYRLGGEFRHDIFRLRGGYGFYGDPFANSNDFDRSMQQFSGGAGIRLKRFYVDFSYSVLMFDQLYNSFPFIENGFNIGPFTEIRNRINSGSLTFGINF